The Helianthus annuus cultivar XRQ/B chromosome 15, HanXRQr2.0-SUNRISE, whole genome shotgun sequence genomic sequence tgagggcaaaatggtcatttcaaaactaaaaaacttttataaaaatctatAAAACCCTTTTCTCTCCATTTATCTCTCTCTCCCCTGTTCTATCTCTCAACATCCCTCTTAGAAATTAATCCTAACCGTCTTGATTTGCGTCTTATATATGATTGTTCAATCCTTAAAGATTGTTCAAAAATTATTATCTCCGGTTAATCATTTTCATCAAAATATATCAACCCCTGTTGGTAGTCTCTGTTTTACCTGCGCATCACATCTGTTTGATTTTTTTTGGTTCTGACATCAGACACGAGAACAAGATCCGGTGACTTCAGTCCGGTGACATCAGATTTTGGATATCACGACATGAGAACAAGATGAACTTCTAGTTCAGTCCATATCTGAACTTCACTTTTTTTAATCAAAGGTGAAATCCCAATTTCACAACTACCAATTTCACTTCACATTCTCATACATATACATCCAATTTAAGATTTTGGCCTTTTCCCCATTCACCGCTCTTCAGTTTCGCCATTGTAGGGTTTGATTATCATCAACTCCAACGCAAATCATTACAAAGCTCGCTCTACACCTCTTCTACAATCAATCTTGAACATTCTTTTTCATATATCAAAAGGGTTTCTGGAGAAAAAGATATCTGCTTTTAGGGATTGAAAgaaattttgatttttatttttactaaagAAGAAAGGGGATGGGGGTTCGAAGACTGAAGGGGCAACTTCTTCCTCGGCCTCTGTGATTGCAAATGGAAGAGACCCATATGAAGTTTTGAATGTTTTGAAGAGATCCATATGAAGTTTTGAATGTTTTGAAGAGAACCACTGGGTGTCAGCCcagtggccaccgacacccataCAAATCGTGGGGACGCGGGTTCGACCTCCATGCGGATCCGTTGTCAACTCGGCTGGGCATTTCACCGCCAGGCTTGCTTTGTCGGGTAGCGTCTTGGGAGGGGGTATTTCctccgcggtcaggggtaccgtgcattTCCCTTTTTTTTGAATGTTTTGAAGAGGAAACATGGGCGAAACTAGGGTTTCGGTGATGGGCCCATCTGCGACGGTGGTGGGGATAGAGACAGGAGGTTTGGTTGTGGTGGGGTTTCTCAGAGGTGGAGGGTGGAGGGAAGTGTGGCCTTGAGAGAGAAagaagctttcaagatggggacAGTGGTGAGGGTTTGGttgagagtgagagagagagagatagagaggagGGGTAGAGAGAGTGATGGGGGGTGTTAGAGAGAGAGAACTGTGAAGGGGATTTtatctattaattttttttaatctttattGTATTAGAATGGTAAAAAGACAATGATgtcctcatgtgcaaggcacatgtgAGACTTAACTGGAAATTTTAATTGGATTAGTGTTAAAGGACCTAAGGTGTAatgtttttaacaaaaaaaaagactgtgactgtaattattgaagttaaaggttatctaTTGCAATCCGGTAAAAGCATAAAGAACGATAAGTGTAATATACCCTTATTTATTTTTTCTCTAATAACTTAAAGCTAAATATACTAATAATCTTGTTGACCCAACCCATTTTCACTGAACAATTTTGACCTCACTCACGTAAATTCCTGGATCTACCGGTGCAAATAGATGCAAATTATGCCTTAGTTTGATAAGCATGTCGGCTGCCTACTAGCTAGTATGACTATTTATGTTGtacatgtttatatgttaatAGACATTTTTTAATGAATTTGGACATGCTAGTTGTTGatacactttatgtggacgcgacttgGTTTGGTTTGACTtggttcggttcgactcggttaggttcggctcaagtcCGACGTCGCGATATTCCTCCGTTGTGCATCCCAGAgatcgacacgcgaagcacgaatAGCCGCGAACCGTTTTCCGCTGACACATCTCCATTACATCACCATAATAATTTCATGATGATGCCATGTGATAACTTGTAAAATGAATGCAtgaagccaataagtcaataagatttttgaataagcttacccaaacatgccctaacTGTCATCTTCTTTATTGTGAATTACCCAACCAAACAGTAACCATCTCACCATTGtttgtatatatacacacatatttgTAACTTTCAGTTCATGATTCCTAGATGCTAGCTATTGTTTCTAGTTTAtatatgagaaaaaaaaaaaaaaaaaaactaaacgaACAAATGGGGAAGGAGTGGAGGAGTTGATTAATTGATTTCCTCTCTCAAATCTCCAACATCACTGTAAGTTTGATCTAATCATCTCATCAATCGATTGTTTCTTTTCTTCTATATATCTACATGGTATTAAATCCCACCACCCCTGCTCCAATTGTGTATGGTTGAATATTACTTCTCTTCACAGCACCAAGTCGGCAATTCAAGTAGTCTGTTCTAATCTATCAAATATTGTTGTGATTTGATCTAATTTGACCTAATTTTCACATTTGATGTAGCAGAGTTCGGATATGTCATATTTGTTCGATCACCTTGAACAAAAAACCTCTTCTCAAATCCAGAATCATTCAATCTCCCCTCTTAATTTGTTAAAGACAGTTGCTGTGTAACTGTTTGCTCTACGGATAAGTATTTCACTCGTATTATTAAAGTAATCACAAATAATATTATCCAAGACTCATATTACCGCACAGGCTTTGGCTAGCACACCCGATGAAGAGGAACTATCGAATCTCAAAGATCAGTATTATGCAATTGTCGTCGATAAAAATGGCGCTATTAGTCTTGAGGAAATGAAAGAGGTATGTTTGACCACTCCAAAAGTCAAACAAAACATAACGATTGCAATTGCTTTCTTAACGATTTTAGTTCACATCTTACACTAGATATGCAGATATGCTGATTCGTGACACAAAACTGAAGCAGATAATTGAAGAATTTGTTAAGCCACAAGTCACAACAAAGGAAGAGACATGGTGATTTTTGTGTGGGGATTCGGAGGGCGAAGAGGGGTTTCGGAAGGAGGTTTGTCGAGTCGAATTGTTCCTGGTGGAATGCTGCGGTTAGCGGGTTTGGGAATTCCGGGAAGGTGAGTGATATGGGTAAATGATCAGTGGTTTAGATGGCAGTGGATGGAGATGTTGTTAGGAATCAGTGGATCCATCAACAGTGGATGAACAACAGAGGTTGTTAATAACAGTGGATTAGCAGCAGAGGTGGTTAGCTAACAGTGGATCAGCAACAGAGGTTGTTAGTTAACAGGGGTTAGCAACAGAGGTTGTTAGTTAGTTGGGCGGTTACAAGGGTAGTTAGTTAACAGTTGTAGGGTTGTTGGGAATGGGGTTATAACTgccattttttttacaaaaataactGCTTCTGGAATGTGGTGAGTAGCTAAACGTAAATCAGACATGTATGTTTAAAGTAACATTTGACCAAGTTGACTTTTCTGATGTGGAGGTAAGTGTAAAGTAACCGATGACTGGATGAATGTCTAACGAGTTTTTCGATGATGTGTTTCTTCAGGTATCTATTTTGTTGTTTGTATTCACACAATGTGGCTCCAGAAGACAAGTTTATTGCATTGGTGACAACGAAAGCAGAGACTGACGACCCTGAGATCAAATTAAAGCCTGGTGTTGACCTTCTGGGACCTGTGGATGATGTCTTTTATGAAACTTTGGACAGATTTGAGCCAAGAGATGATGGTGCTGCTGATAGCTGTTTCGTATCTACGGCAAGTAGGCGTATACGCATTATTTGTGGTTTATATTTGTATGTAGCCTTTTGACTGTAAAGATACGCCAAATATTATTGTTACATATGATCAGATTCTAATTCTATATGGTGATATATCTTGCAGAGTTATAAAACCTATCACCATCGCATCCTCTCCTTTACACACCTCTGGTTCGTCTCTCCTTTTAGGTTTCAGGCAGCCACATATATGGCAATTGCACCATG encodes the following:
- the LOC110910987 gene encoding uncharacterized protein LOC110910987 codes for the protein MWYLFCCLYSHNVAPEDKFIALVTTKAETDDPEIKLKPGVDLLGPVDDVFYETLDRFEPRDDGAADSCFVSTASRRIRIICGLYLVIKPITIASSPLHTSEKCCSMGCGNPMNLKDGEESYQECQESFTNHGLTITAVCSKIELVLPFVLTGHTPQTDPRSPS